The following is a genomic window from Staphylococcus capitis subsp. capitis.
CGTCGCGCCATTAAACGTCAAGGTAAAAATCCTGATGAATTACTACCTTATAAAGCACCGTTTTATCCAATAGGAGCAGTTATAGTAATTATTACATTATTTTTTTTACTATTAGGTAATTCTTACGGTAGTATTATTACTGGAGATTTTTTAAGTGTTTTAAGAAACTTTGCACCTATTATTATTCTTGCAATTATTTATTTCGTGCATAAATTACTTAAACGCACGCATTTTGTAAAATTAGAAGAAATGGATTTAACTTCTCACAATTATAAAAATTAATTTTATAAGCGATAGTTCTTTATAAGAATTGTCGCCTTTTTATCTTATTTCTTTCATTAATCGATTGAATTCTTTTTAGAAAATAAACTTCTTTCATAGCAACTTTGAATATTTTATGTTTAAAAGTAATCATGTATAATATAAGTAATAAAAAGGTTTAGAGGTGGATAACATGGTTGGACAAACTAACTTATTCGATGATGTTATAAAACAAGATGAACGTTTTGTCATTGTGGTTCAAGCCCTTGAAGAAAAAAATGGTAATTTACTAAAACACACGTTAAGGGAATACCCTAGTTTAAAACATGATCAAATGAATGATTTATTTACACATCTCAAAGATGTATTTTTGGAAGAACCCTTTGAAGACAATCAATCAGCTTTTACTATTACAGTATATACAAACCTTGATTACGCTGCTGACCAAGTTTATGCACACGTCAAACGTTACAAAGGTAAACATGATTGGACACACACTGCCAAATAAAATAAGTCAAATATCAAATTATGATAATACAAAAATATGGACTGGCAAGATTAACACCTCTTACCAGTCCTTTTAATTATGTTTAAAGCTATATTTTTAGCAATTTTTTATTGTTAATCAAATCAATTTCTTCAACATATGAGGAATACCTTCTGAGTCATTATCCAAGGTAACTTCATCGGCACTCTCTTTAAGTTCTTCACTAGCATTACCCATCGCAACGGAATAGCCAGCAACCTCAAACATAGATTGATCATTTAAACTATCTCCAAACACCACTACTTCTTCTAGATTAATATTCTCTTTTTTGCATAGTGCTTTAATAGCATTTCCTTTGGAGACATCTTTAGCCATAAACTCTAAGAAAAATGGTTTACTAGTCGTTACATCTATATCCTTATTGAAAAAACCATTTAAATCTATACGTGCTTCAGTAATGTTACCTACATAATCTACGCCCATCACTTTAGGAACATCACGAGAAATATAAGATTTAATATCTTTAACTCTTTTCATAGGTAGCCCTGTCAATTCAGATTCAATATTCATATATTCGTGATCGCTATCATGGATAATATAACCGTTATCATACGTTAAAACTAGAAAGCCTCGTTCTCTACAATAATCTACAATTAAATCAAAATTATCTTTCGAAACTGTTTTACTTACTTCAACTTCTTCATTAGACATTTTGATTGTTTTACCACCATTGTAGCTAATAATAAAACTCTCATTATGATTTAACTGCAATTCTCTAGCTACTGGAATCATCCCTTCCGTAG
Proteins encoded in this region:
- a CDS encoding Cof-type HAD-IIB family hydrolase, with translation MSKFKMVVLDMDDTLMNSDNEVSPETKSYLIDIQDKGYSVVLASGRPTEGMIPVARELQLNHNESFIISYNGGKTIKMSNEEVEVSKTVSKDNFDLIVDYCRERGFLVLTYDNGYIIHDSDHEYMNIESELTGLPMKRVKDIKSYISRDVPKVMGVDYVGNITEARIDLNGFFNKDIDVTTSKPFFLEFMAKDVSKGNAIKALCKKENINLEEVVVFGDSLNDQSMFEVAGYSVAMGNASEELKESADEVTLDNDSEGIPHMLKKLI